Below is a window of Oceanipulchritudo coccoides DNA.
TCGCACTAGGATCGGATGAAGCATAGACAGTAACATGCTGATCGGTCCCGATTCCACTTGCCCGGATGACAACGGGGACACCCTCATGCTCAGGTTGGCTGGCCACCTTGTGTGTGAAACGATGGGCCTTGCTGGCATAAGCCGGGACGGTTATTGTCCTGCGCACTTCGCCGGAGCCAAAAATCGGGCTACCGGCATATGGTAGAGACATACTGTCGACTGGTACGAAGTTCCTGCTCCAGTAATCATCGGCAAACTGCTGCACAAGGCTCTTGAAGCTGCCGCTTGAGGCGGAGTCGGAAATCAGTGTTCGCATGTTCAACCAGTAGGATGGACTGAGCCACAGGTTGTTGTACAGTTGTTGAATGACAGCGTCCCCGTAGGTTTGGCTCAGCCATATGAAAAATACCGCTGCTGCGTATTGCTGCTCCTGAGTAAATCCAGAATTGCGTGAGGCGGGAAAGCTGACAGTTGGAAAATCGGACCCTGCTTCAAATACCTCCTGCAGGTCGGAGGTCATCCCGTGCATGCGCCAGGCGATCCAGTTCGCGGTGGCCTCGTCGATCCAGTATGTTGATAAATTGGTGGTGTATTCACGCTGGAAAGCATGTCCAATCTCATGGCTTACGGTTGTATTCAATTTTCCACTCTCCAAGCCGGTGGCAATGAAGACCCAGGGGTTGCCAAAGACCCCTTTGGTTGTTGAGCCATCGATGTCCGCGCCAAGGCTGCGGAAGTGAAGATTCAATCCGCTGGGCTTATCCCAACCGGCGCCGACCAGATAGTCGTATGTGGATTCAGCTGTCGCAAAGGCTGTATTGGCATATGAATCGGGTATTGTATGGCTGCTTCCTGAACCCGAAACATATTTAAGGTAAATTCCCTTTTCCGCGTTTTTCTTTTCCCCCATTGTATTTGCCCAGGAAACCGGGGCCACATACTGGAACGCTACATTGAGACTGGCTTTCTTGTCAGAAAACCAATTGCTCACGGCGTCGGGAATATAAGACAATTGACGGAAGCCGCCACTGGCAGCGGCTGCTTCTCCATATGGTCCCGCGGGTATGTTCAGGATCATGGTTCCATCGGAGGCATTCACATCCATCGGAAAGCGTTGGAAGATATGTGATTCAGGATCCCGGATACCGAATTCCGGACTGCTCTCGTAATCGTTTGGATCATATGGAATGATCAGTTGGATGGTACGGCGAAGCTCGTCCGGTTCCGGATCAAACTGGACTTGAAATTGCCTGCCGAAGCTTGTTTCCGCGGAGTCAAACAGCTCCTCGCTTTCGTCCACTTGCATATGGGCAAGTTGGATCGTGTAGGACTGCTCTGATCCATTGTAGTAGGGTAATGCGTTTGGCGGAATGATCAACCGGGCCCCGCCGGCATGAATTTCCGCGCCCTTTGTCACCGCTTCGGGGAAGGTGCCCGTGACAAGCCCTGGCACTCCGGAAGGAACAACAACCAGCTCAAACTGATCCCCAGTATCCTGGTTTTGAATGGTAAAGATCCCGGAATCCGGTCCGGGAATCTGGAAGGCAGGAAATCCGTAGGCCGTGCGAGGCTTTTTAGATTCATCGAACCATTCGGGGTTGAGGTGAAGGCTGCCTGTCCACAAACCGGGAGCAGTGTAGTGTCCATATCCTGAGATATTCAGCCAGGTATTGCGGGAGATAGGTATGCTATTTGAGCCATCGTCCCAGAGTGTTATATTCGTTTGCGAACCTGCCGCGATCTCCCGGGCGGTGAGAATGAGCGGTTCGCTCCAGCGGATATAATCATTGTCGAGCTCGTAGCCCATTGCCCGTACGGAAACTGTATCGCCGTCTCGGAGAAAATTAATGCCCTCGGAGTGATCCGGCGGAAGATCGTTGGGCCACGGCGAGTATAGGTTGACCATCAAGCGCCCGTCATCGAGCATGACAGCCTTAAGAGGCGCCGGCCAGACGTCATCAGGACCTGTAACCTCAAGTTCAATGATGCCTGGATCAAACCCGGAGTAGGGCCGTAGTCGGAATTGATCGAATCCAGTGCCGGACAGTACCCAATGATCATGAGCGTCCCCTCCCGGTCCCGAAATCCGAATCCCGCCGGATTCGTCACCTGCCGATAAGGTCATGACTGAAGCGGGCCTCCGCTGGAAATTGACCGGGACTGAAGAACCTGGCTGACCGTCCGTCCGTCTGACCGAGAGCGTCTCTGTACCAGTACCCTGCGGGACCACTACTTCAATGATCCCGCCGTGGTCGCCACCGTTGAATGTGTAGGACTGAGCCAACTGTGAACCACCACCAAAGAATACCATGTTCTGGCTCGGGTTGGGGGCAAAGCCGTCTCCCCAGATTTTGAGGAGATCTCCAGGGCTCCCCGATGTGTTGTCAATAAACGTTATGACCGGCTGCATGGGTGGATTGTTTGTCAGGATGAGATCCACTTCATTTGAATCATTGCCATTTACCCGTACAGTAAGAGTTAACTCAATTTCCGTATCCCAGCTAGGCCATGCCTCTGGAGCGGGGGCCCGGATGTTTGTTTCGCTGACGGAGAGTGGTTCCAGATTTTCGAAGTTTGCTCCATCCCAGTAGGAGATCAGTGTGCTGGCCGAGTCTTCCCCAAATCCAAATCCGGAGAGGGACAGTATTCCTCCCGCCTCAACCAATTCCGGATAAGCAAAGCTGACTGAGGGAAAATTT
It encodes the following:
- a CDS encoding IPT/TIG domain-containing protein, encoding METIRLITLCTALTIGHAAFPAGPELSHGGNLDFGLSASGSTRMTRYPITNTGDALLKVENVTMGGTNPWDFQFILRDEDKWILPRETVYATVTSTVYGAANYNASVLFESNAVNSPPAISLHSSTSWNGQNFPSVSFAYPELVEAGGILSLSGFGFGEDSASTLISYWDGANFENLEPLSVSETNIRAPAPEAWPSWDTEIELTLTVRVNGNDSNEVDLILTNNPPMQPVITFIDNTSGSPGDLLKIWGDGFAPNPSQNMVFFGGGSQLAQSYTFNGGDHGGIIEVVVPQGTGTETLSVRRTDGQPGSSVPVNFQRRPASVMTLSAGDESGGIRISGPGGDAHDHWVLSGTGFDQFRLRPYSGFDPGIIELEVTGPDDVWPAPLKAVMLDDGRLMVNLYSPWPNDLPPDHSEGINFLRDGDTVSVRAMGYELDNDYIRWSEPLILTAREIAAGSQTNITLWDDGSNSIPISRNTWLNISGYGHYTAPGLWTGSLHLNPEWFDESKKPRTAYGFPAFQIPGPDSGIFTIQNQDTGDQFELVVVPSGVPGLVTGTFPEAVTKGAEIHAGGARLIIPPNALPYYNGSEQSYTIQLAHMQVDESEELFDSAETSFGRQFQVQFDPEPDELRRTIQLIIPYDPNDYESSPEFGIRDPESHIFQRFPMDVNASDGTMILNIPAGPYGEAAAASGGFRQLSYIPDAVSNWFSDKKASLNVAFQYVAPVSWANTMGEKKNAEKGIYLKYVSGSGSSHTIPDSYANTAFATAESTYDYLVGAGWDKPSGLNLHFRSLGADIDGSTTKGVFGNPWVFIATGLESGKLNTTVSHEIGHAFQREYTTNLSTYWIDEATANWIAWRMHGMTSDLQEVFEAGSDFPTVSFPASRNSGFTQEQQYAAAVFFIWLSQTYGDAVIQQLYNNLWLSPSYWLNMRTLISDSASSGSFKSLVQQFADDYWSRNFVPVDSMSLPYAGSPIFGSGEVRRTITVPAYASKAHRFTHKVASQPEHEGVPVVIRASGIGTDQHVTVYASSDPSATPSWTRIGRLTTSKTGIDGGIYASPNRSWMGVVNNYSEEECTVELVWGFPQIQALSGSSFPQSGGLNLGITGLSFGDQTGKVYVGGYEAEIDSWNDSYISVLTPQFASGNFSASVTAETAEGVEIDSGFSVWISGD